A part of Acipenser ruthenus chromosome 12, fAciRut3.2 maternal haplotype, whole genome shotgun sequence genomic DNA contains:
- the LOC117417317 gene encoding cullin-3, with translation MSNLSKGGTKKDTKMRIRAFPMTMDEKYVNSIWDLLKNAIQEIQRKNNSGLSFEELYRNAYTMVLHKHGEKLYTGLREVVTEHLINKVREDVLNSLNNNFLQTLNQAWNDHQTAMVMIRDILMYMDRVYVQQNNVENVYNLGLIIFRDQVVRYGCIRDHLRQTLLDMIARERKGEVVDRGAIRNACQMLMILGLEGRSVYEEDFEAPFLEMSAEFFQMESQKFLAENSASVYIKKVEARINEEIERVMHCLDKSTEEPIVKVVERELISKHMKTIVEMENSGLVHMLKNGKTEDLACMYKLFSRVPNGLKTMCECMSSYLREQGKALVSEEGEGKNPVDYIQGLLDLKSRFDRFLQESFNNDRLFKQTIAGDFEYFLNLNSRSPEYLSLFIDDKLKKGVKGLTEQEVETILDKAMVLFRFMQEKDVFERYYKQHLARRLLTNKSVSDDSEKNMISKLKTECGCQFTSKLEGMFRDMSISNTTMDEFRQHLQSTGVSLGGVDLTVRVLTTGYWPTQSATPKCNIPPAPRHAFEVFRRFYLAKHSGRQLTLQHHMGSADLNATFYGPIKKEDGSEVGVGGAQVTGSNTRKHILQVSTFQMTILMLFNNRDKYTFEEIQQETDIPERELVRALQSLACGKPTQRVLTKEPKSKEIENGHVFTVNDQFTSKLHRVKIQTVAAKQGESDPERKETRQKVDDDRKHEIEAAIVRVMKSRKKMQHNVLVAEVTQQLKARFLPSPVVIKKRIEGLIEREYLARTPEDRKVYTYVA, from the exons ATGTCGAACCTCAGCAAAGGCGGCACCAAGAAGGACACCAAGATGAGGATACGAGCCTTTCCT ATGACGATGGACGAGAAGTATGTGAACAGCATCTGGGACCTTCTAAAAAATGCCATCCAGGAGATCCAGCGGAAGAATAAtagcgggctcagctttgaggaacTTTACAGGAATGCATACACCATGGTGTTACACAAACATGGAGAAAAACTCTACACAGGACTCAGAGAAGTAGTCACGGAACATCTAATCAACAAA gtacgaGAAGATGTATTAAACTcgttaaataataattttttgcaAACATTAAACCAAGCTTGGAATGACCATCAGACAGCTATGGTGATGATCAGAGACATCTTGATGTACATG gACCGTGTATATGTACAACAGAATAATGTAGAAAACGTCTACAATCTTGGGTTAATCATTTTCAGAGACCAGGTTGTACGTTATGGGTGCATCAGAGATCACCTCAGACAGACGCTTTTGGACATGATTGCACGAGAGAGGAAAGGCGAGGTGGTAGACAG gggaGCAATCCGAAATGCTTGCCAGATGTTAATGATCCTAGGCCTTGAAGGGAGATCAGTTTATGAAGAAGATTTTGAAGCTCCATTTTTAGAGATGTCTGCAGAATTTTTCCAG ATGGAAAGTCAGAAATTTTTAGCTGAAAACAGTGCAAGCGTGTACATTAAGAAAGTAGAGGCTAGAATCAATGAAGAAATTGAACGGGTGATGCACTGCTTGGACAAATCAACAGAAGAACCCATTGTAAAAGTAGTTGAGAGGGAACTCATTTCCAAGCACATGAAGACCATTGTAGAAATGGAAAACTCTGGTCTTGTGCATATGCTGAAAAACGGAAAGACGGAAG ATTTGGCCTGTATGTACAAGCTATTTAGCAGAGTGCCAAATGGCCTGAAGACTATGTGTGAGTGCATGAGTTCATACCTGCGGGAGCAAGGGAAGGCACTGGTGTCCGAAGAAGGAGAAGGCAAGAACCCTGTGGATTACATTCAG GGTCTTCTGGACCTGAAGAGCCGGTTTGATCGTTTCCTGCAAGAATCCTTCAATAATGATCGGCTTTTCAAACAGACCATTGCTGGAGACTTTGAGTACTTCCTGAATCTCAATTCCAGGTCACCAGAGTATCTCTCCTTATTTATTGATGATAAGCTGAAAAAAGGAGTGAAGGGA CTCACAGAACAGGAGGTGGAGACAATCCTCGACAAAGCAATGGTTTTATTTAGGTTCATGCAGGAAAAAGACGTGTTTGAACGGTATTATAAACAACACTTGGCCAGAAGACTTCTCACTAACAAAAGTGTGTCTGATGATTCAGAGAAAAACATGATATCAAAATTGAAG ACCGAGTGTGGCTGTCAGTTCACTTCCAAACTGGAAGGAATGTTCAGGGACATGAGCATCTCAAATACAACAATGGATGAGTTTAGACAACATCTGCAGTCCACAGGG gttTCTTTAGGTGGAGTTGATTTAACAGTAAGAGTACTAACTACAGGTTACTGGCCCACACAGTCGGCCACACCAAAATGCAACATCCCTCCAGCACCCAGACATGCTTTTGAAGTATTTAGAAG GTTTTATTTGGCCAAACACAGCGGTCGACAGCTTACACTCCAACACCATATGGGCTCTGCAGATTTAAACGCCACTTTTTATGGTCCTATTAAAAAG GAGGATGGTTCTGAAGTTGGAGTAGGAGGAGCACAAGTAACTGGCTCTAATACCAGAAAGCACATATTGCAAGTTTCAACGTTTCAGATGACAATATTAATGCTCTTCAACAATAGAGATAAATACACATTTGAG GAAATTCAACAGGAGACGGATATTCCTGAACGAGAGCTTGTTAGAGCTCTTCAGTCGCTGGCATGTGGCAAGCCAACACAGCGGGTTCTTACTAAAGAACCAAAATCTAAAGAAATTGAGAATGGGCATGTATTTACAGTAAACGATCAGTTCACTTCTAAATTGCACAGAGTGAAGATTCAAACAG TTGCTGCCAAACAAGGAGAGTCGGATCCAGAGAGAAAAGAAACACGACAAAAAGTAGATGACGACAGGAAACATGAGATTGAAGCCGCCATTGTACGAGTCATGAAATCTAGAAAGAAGATGCAGCATAATGTGCTTGTAGCAGAG gtGACTCAGCAGCTGAAGGCTCGTTTCTTACCAAGTCCAGTTGTTATTAAAAAACGAATTGAAGGACTTATTGAGAGAGAATATTTGGCACGAACACCTGAGGATCGCAAAGTATATACTTACGTAGCATAA